From Rhodanobacteraceae bacterium, the proteins below share one genomic window:
- a CDS encoding multimodular transpeptidase-transglycosylase, whose product MNGLRRARTWAFHKLRRWQNALTGFALVALVLVGCRVWPHPPLRDAFPQSAAVFDDMGHLLRLTLASDGQYRLWTPYRELPPQLVEATLLHEDRWFWWHPGFNPWGLVRGAWETYVRHRHPQGGSTITMQLARLLYHLDTRRPLGKLRQVALAVRLELFYSKKHILAAYLNDAPYGGNVVGAGAASLVYFGKPARDLNLPETLTLSVVPQDPSRRLGVRHGSGNTIVAPQLAAARNRLYRRWLRGHPEDRTWQAVFAMPLALRSTAQLPFEAPHAVDQLVASANADGQALPARVELTIDLGLQHLLERQVRDYVRLNQGVGIRNAAAILVDTRSMGIKAMVGSVDYFDRAISGQVNGTLAERSPGSTLKPFIYALGFDQGVLTPATVLRDVPTSFGPYTPENFDGRFLGPVTATQALIRSRNIPAVWVDSQLHDPDLYGFLQEAGAQHLASEQHYGLALVLGGGDVTMQGLARMYTLLANEGVLRPLRLREDAPRVQGKRLLSAAASFMVTDMLEQNPRPGAAFGTRPTGLPVFWKTGTSWAFHDAWTAGGFGPYVLVVWVGNFDSTPNPAFVGIDAAAPLFFRIHDALRAVNPDLHALQRPPPPRLKRVRICLATGLLPSRWCPEQGWTWFIPGVSPIKAGNVYRPVVIDDVSGKPACPPYAGKRTHVEVFQFWPSDLASVFAKAGIPIRPPPRNPDCANAGLPDGDPPRITSPLLNSAYALRLDAPAGNTIAFAANDDADVQAQYWFVDDAYVGRTAPNQSLGWQPPHAGTYRVRVVDDHGRSDARALEVGLVK is encoded by the coding sequence GTGAACGGGTTGCGGCGCGCGCGTACGTGGGCATTCCACAAGTTGCGCCGCTGGCAGAACGCGCTGACGGGATTCGCGCTGGTCGCACTGGTTCTGGTCGGCTGCCGGGTGTGGCCGCACCCGCCGTTGCGCGATGCGTTTCCGCAATCCGCCGCGGTGTTCGACGACATGGGTCATTTGCTGCGCTTGACGCTGGCCAGCGATGGCCAGTACCGCTTGTGGACGCCTTACCGCGAACTGCCGCCGCAACTCGTCGAGGCCACATTGCTGCACGAGGATCGCTGGTTCTGGTGGCACCCGGGTTTCAATCCGTGGGGCCTCGTGCGCGGTGCGTGGGAAACCTACGTGCGGCATCGCCACCCGCAGGGCGGTTCCACCATCACCATGCAACTTGCGCGATTGCTGTATCACCTCGATACCCGCAGGCCGCTGGGCAAATTGCGCCAGGTCGCGCTGGCCGTGCGGCTGGAACTGTTCTATTCCAAGAAGCACATCCTTGCGGCGTACCTCAACGATGCGCCCTACGGCGGCAACGTGGTCGGCGCGGGCGCGGCGAGTCTCGTGTATTTCGGCAAGCCGGCGCGCGACTTGAACCTGCCGGAAACATTGACACTGTCCGTGGTTCCACAAGATCCGTCGCGGCGTCTGGGCGTGCGCCACGGTTCCGGCAACACCATCGTGGCGCCGCAACTCGCCGCGGCGCGCAACCGGTTGTATCGGCGCTGGCTGCGCGGGCATCCGGAGGATCGCACGTGGCAGGCGGTGTTCGCGATGCCGCTCGCCTTGCGCAGCACGGCGCAGCTTCCGTTCGAAGCACCGCATGCGGTCGACCAACTGGTCGCGAGTGCGAACGCCGACGGACAGGCCCTGCCTGCGCGCGTCGAACTGACCATCGACCTCGGCTTGCAGCACCTGCTGGAACGCCAGGTGCGCGATTACGTGCGGCTCAACCAAGGCGTGGGCATCCGCAACGCGGCCGCGATCCTTGTGGATACCCGCAGCATGGGCATCAAGGCGATGGTGGGATCGGTCGATTATTTCGACCGCGCGATTTCGGGCCAGGTCAACGGCACGCTGGCCGAACGTTCGCCCGGCTCGACGCTGAAACCTTTCATTTACGCACTCGGCTTCGACCAGGGCGTGCTGACGCCGGCGACCGTGCTGCGCGACGTGCCCACTTCGTTCGGCCCGTACACGCCGGAAAACTTCGACGGACGCTTCCTCGGCCCCGTCACCGCGACGCAGGCGTTGATCCGCAGCCGCAACATTCCCGCGGTGTGGGTGGATTCGCAACTGCACGATCCCGACCTGTACGGCTTCCTGCAGGAGGCTGGCGCGCAACACCTCGCGAGTGAGCAGCACTATGGGCTTGCGCTGGTGCTGGGCGGCGGTGACGTCACGATGCAGGGTCTGGCGCGCATGTATACGCTGCTTGCGAATGAGGGCGTGTTGCGTCCGTTGCGCCTGCGCGAGGATGCACCACGCGTGCAAGGCAAGCGCCTGCTCAGCGCCGCGGCAAGCTTCATGGTCACCGACATGCTGGAGCAAAATCCGCGCCCCGGAGCCGCATTCGGCACCAGGCCGACCGGCCTGCCGGTGTTCTGGAAAACGGGCACTTCGTGGGCCTTCCACGATGCATGGACCGCGGGCGGGTTCGGGCCCTACGTGCTGGTGGTGTGGGTCGGCAATTTCGATTCGACACCGAATCCAGCGTTCGTCGGGATCGACGCGGCCGCGCCGCTGTTCTTCCGCATCCACGATGCGCTGCGCGCGGTGAACCCGGATCTGCACGCGTTGCAGCGCCCGCCGCCGCCCCGGTTGAAACGGGTGCGTATCTGCCTCGCCACCGGTCTGCTGCCCAGCCGCTGGTGTCCCGAGCAGGGCTGGACCTGGTTCATCCCCGGCGTGTCGCCGATCAAGGCCGGCAATGTCTATCGGCCCGTCGTGATCGACGATGTCAGCGGCAAGCCGGCGTGCCCGCCGTATGCCGGCAAGCGCACGCACGTTGAGGTGTTCCAGTTCTGGCCGTCCGATCTCGCGTCGGTGTTTGCGAAGGCGGGCATTCCGATCAGGCCGCCACCGCGAAATCCCGATTGCGCGAATGCAGGATTGCCCGATGGCGATCCGCCACGCATTACGTCGCCGCTGCTCAACAGCGCCTATGCGTTGCGCCTGGATGCGCCCGCCGGCAACACCATCGCGTTCGCGGCGAACGACGACGCAGACGTGCAGGCGCAATACTGGTTCGTCGATGACGCCTATGTCGGACGCACCGCTCCCAACCAATCGCTGGGCTGGCAGCCGCCGCATGCCGGCACCTACCGTGTGCGCGTGGTGGACGATCACGGGCGCAGCGATGCGCGCGCGCTGGAGGTGGGCCTGGTGAAGTGA
- a CDS encoding FAD dependent oxidoreductase, with amino-acid sequence MVAPAESSQTYYQATARPFDPLPPLEGRHEARVAIVGGGYAGVCLALGLAERGVRDVVLLEREGIGHGASGRNGGFVFGGYSLGEDALLGQLGRERARRLYGATTDAVDLIRRRIAKYAIECDAVDAGVIWANWFRDPSILRARQQLLKETYGAEWEWLPESQVRSVIHSRRYHDALFERNALHLHPLDYLHGMVRAAQGQGVCFHEHSRVRRTERDGAGWRVRTDAGEVKAQTVVLACGGYLARLQRQVDRAVLPIATYVMATEPLGARLRECLHTDAAIYDTRFAFDYYRPLKDTRLLWGGRISIRNRSAQAVKKLLLRDLLRVFPQLKGVKVDYAWSGLMSYARHQMPQLGTRGDGLWWMQAFGGHGTAPTCAAGELLAGAIAQDDETWREFAPFGLQSTRRPLGYLGAQAQYWWLEARDRWKAMLEG; translated from the coding sequence ATGGTGGCACCTGCCGAATCATCGCAAACCTACTATCAGGCGACGGCGCGCCCGTTCGATCCGCTGCCGCCACTCGAAGGAAGGCATGAGGCGCGCGTCGCGATCGTCGGTGGCGGCTACGCCGGCGTGTGCCTGGCGCTCGGGCTTGCCGAACGCGGCGTGCGCGACGTGGTGCTGCTGGAACGCGAAGGCATCGGCCATGGTGCCTCCGGCCGCAACGGCGGTTTCGTGTTCGGCGGCTATTCGCTGGGCGAAGATGCGTTGCTTGGGCAGCTCGGCCGTGAGCGCGCGCGCCGGTTGTACGGCGCCACCACCGATGCGGTGGACCTGATCCGCCGGCGCATCGCGAAGTACGCGATCGAATGCGACGCCGTCGATGCGGGCGTGATCTGGGCCAACTGGTTCCGCGATCCATCCATCCTGCGCGCGCGGCAGCAATTGCTGAAGGAAACCTACGGCGCCGAGTGGGAATGGCTGCCGGAATCGCAGGTGCGCAGCGTGATCCACAGCCGGCGCTACCACGATGCGCTGTTCGAGCGGAACGCGCTGCACCTGCATCCGCTCGATTACCTGCATGGCATGGTGCGCGCGGCGCAGGGGCAGGGCGTATGCTTCCACGAGCATTCGCGCGTGCGCAGGACCGAGCGCGACGGTGCGGGATGGCGCGTGCGCACGGATGCGGGTGAAGTGAAAGCGCAAACGGTAGTGTTGGCCTGCGGCGGCTACCTCGCGCGCCTGCAACGGCAGGTCGATCGCGCGGTGCTGCCGATCGCAACCTACGTGATGGCGACCGAGCCGCTGGGCGCGCGCCTGCGTGAATGCCTGCACACCGACGCCGCGATCTACGACACCCGTTTCGCGTTCGATTACTACCGTCCGCTCAAGGACACGCGCCTGTTGTGGGGCGGCCGCATTTCGATCCGCAATCGCTCGGCCCAGGCGGTGAAGAAGCTGCTGCTGCGCGACCTGCTGCGCGTGTTCCCGCAATTGAAGGGCGTGAAGGTCGACTACGCGTGGTCAGGCCTGATGAGCTACGCGCGCCACCAGATGCCGCAGCTGGGCACGCGCGGCGACGGCCTTTGGTGGATGCAGGCCTTCGGCGGCCACGGTACTGCGCCGACCTGCGCCGCGGGTGAATTGCTGGCCGGCGCCATCGCGCAGGACGACGAAACCTGGCGCGAATTCGCGCCCTTCGGATTGCAGAGCACCCGCCGGCCGCTCGGCTATCTCGGCGCGCAGGCGCAGTACTGGTGGCTGGAAGCGCGGGATCGCTGGAAAGCCATGCTGGAAGGCTGA
- a CDS encoding Transcriptional regulator, AraC family has product MTYTPRRMLETPAWRRRADVTRDLLSDVLTLVRLTGALIFEVDIKGPWGVAGNPTVQKFAPLLPPGTSQVIAFHIVLEGRCWVRHARGEWLAVERGHAVVIPHGDPHDLCDQPGRSTVPFAAMLGERALLETRHIRFETGPGDSVQLLCGFLGCDRRAFEPLYRSLPPLFEVDLGPRMDTLVRHAVTYALDDSPGTAALRGRLAELLFLSTLRIYMRDLPPDAKGWLAGLRDPLVERALRALHDDPSRNWSVNELANAIASSRSNLAERFREVIGEPPMHYLTRLRMQLAARRLDGSRCSIANVADEVGYDSNAAFQRAFKRCFGVPPAAWRRHAAETR; this is encoded by the coding sequence ATGACCTATACTCCCCGCCGCATGCTCGAAACGCCGGCGTGGAGGCGGAGAGCAGACGTGACACGCGACCTTCTTTCCGATGTACTGACGCTGGTGCGCCTGACCGGCGCACTGATCTTCGAGGTCGACATCAAGGGACCATGGGGCGTCGCGGGCAATCCCACGGTGCAGAAATTCGCGCCGCTGTTGCCGCCCGGCACCAGCCAGGTCATTGCCTTCCACATCGTGCTGGAAGGCCGCTGCTGGGTGCGCCACGCCCGCGGCGAATGGCTTGCCGTCGAGCGCGGCCATGCGGTGGTCATCCCGCACGGTGATCCGCACGATCTTTGCGACCAGCCCGGACGCAGCACGGTGCCATTCGCAGCGATGCTGGGCGAACGCGCGCTGCTCGAAACCCGGCACATCCGTTTCGAGACCGGACCGGGCGATTCGGTGCAGCTGCTGTGCGGCTTCCTCGGTTGCGACCGGCGCGCCTTCGAGCCGCTGTACCGCTCGCTGCCACCGCTGTTCGAGGTGGATCTGGGTCCGCGCATGGACACGCTGGTGCGCCATGCCGTGACCTATGCCCTCGACGACAGTCCGGGAACGGCGGCGTTGCGTGGACGCCTGGCGGAGCTGCTGTTCCTCAGCACGCTGCGCATCTACATGCGCGACCTGCCGCCGGACGCGAAGGGCTGGCTCGCCGGCTTGCGCGATCCACTGGTCGAACGCGCGTTGCGCGCGCTGCACGACGATCCCTCGCGCAACTGGTCGGTCAACGAGCTTGCCAACGCGATCGCAAGTTCCCGCTCCAACCTTGCCGAGCGTTTTCGCGAAGTGATCGGCGAACCGCCTATGCATTACCTGACGCGGCTGCGCATGCAGCTCGCCGCGCGCCGACTCGACGGGAGCCGGTGCAGCATCGCCAACGTGGCCGACGAAGTGGGCTACGATTCCAACGCGGCATTCCAGCGTGCCTTCAAACGCTGTTTCGGCGTGCCGCCGGCAGCCTGGCGGCGCCACGCTGCGGAGACGCGCTGA
- a CDS encoding Methyltransferase type 12: MNMNEDKLHEFLGKAVGDLGAAISASLMLIGDRLGLYKALAQGPATSAELAQRAGANERYVREWLGNQAAGGYVQYDAANDRYSLSEEQRLCLADPNGPVDIPGAYFFVEAMFHDLDRTEENFRTGKGMEWGEHHPCLFHGTERFFRAGYNANLLASWLPALDGTVDKLKRGGKAADVGCGHGASTVLMAQAFPDSEFIGYDYHPGSIEVARERAAAAGVENARFEVADATGYVDRDFDLIAFFDCLHDMADPVGAARHARKAVSDDGACMIVEPFAGDRVADNLNPVGRVYYGASAQICVPVSLARKGPALGAQAGEARLRKVVVDGAGFSHFRRATETPFNIVLEARP, from the coding sequence ATGAACATGAACGAAGACAAGCTCCACGAATTTCTCGGCAAGGCAGTCGGCGATCTCGGCGCGGCCATCAGCGCCTCGCTGATGCTGATCGGTGACCGGCTCGGTCTGTACAAGGCGCTCGCGCAGGGGCCGGCCACTTCCGCCGAACTTGCGCAACGCGCGGGGGCGAACGAGCGCTACGTGCGCGAATGGCTGGGCAACCAGGCCGCGGGCGGCTACGTGCAATACGACGCGGCGAACGATCGTTATTCGCTCAGCGAGGAGCAGCGCCTGTGCCTGGCCGACCCGAACGGTCCCGTGGATATTCCGGGCGCCTACTTCTTCGTCGAGGCGATGTTCCACGACCTGGACCGGACCGAGGAAAACTTCAGGACCGGCAAGGGCATGGAGTGGGGCGAGCATCATCCCTGCCTGTTCCATGGAACCGAACGCTTCTTCCGCGCCGGGTACAATGCCAACCTGCTCGCTTCGTGGCTGCCGGCGCTGGACGGCACCGTGGACAAATTGAAGCGCGGCGGCAAGGCGGCCGATGTCGGCTGCGGCCACGGCGCCAGCACCGTCCTGATGGCGCAAGCCTTTCCCGATTCCGAGTTCATCGGCTACGACTACCACCCGGGTTCGATAGAGGTTGCCCGCGAGCGCGCCGCGGCCGCGGGCGTCGAGAACGCGCGCTTCGAGGTCGCCGACGCGACGGGCTATGTCGATCGCGATTTCGACCTGATCGCGTTTTTCGATTGCCTGCACGACATGGCCGATCCGGTCGGAGCCGCCCGGCACGCGCGCAAGGCGGTGAGCGACGATGGCGCGTGCATGATCGTGGAGCCGTTCGCCGGCGATCGCGTTGCCGACAATCTCAACCCCGTGGGCCGCGTGTACTACGGCGCCTCGGCGCAGATTTGCGTGCCGGTTTCGCTGGCGCGCAAGGGACCCGCGCTCGGCGCACAGGCCGGCGAGGCCCGCTTGCGCAAGGTGGTGGTCGACGGTGCGGGGTTCTCGCATTTCAGGCGGGCGACGGAAACGCCGTTCAACATCGTGCTGGAAGCGCGTCCATGA
- a CDS encoding putative exported alpha-N-acetylgalactosaminidase, which yields MSECRGAGAQQEPAQAGRIVRMLGSALAIVAMAFGVDVAAASTEAAPSQFGNDVVAATWHVQGGALSGLVVNDARNHATLAVTDPFSLTFKDGSTLATGDFHLQGALREVALPVDAKASRLAERIPGKVAEGTFLGPKGHVRIDWKLVQRDGSDYLREIVTITALDEDAPITKVSLFGANAPDAIVDGSVDGSPVISHDDWLGFEHPMSKADAWRGKVKLWIERTLPLPKRQSVTYSAVIGVAHAGQMRRDFAQYVERERAHPYRPFLHYNSWYDIGFFTPYTEAEALDRINTFGKELIGKRHVKMDSFLFDDGWDDYSGSWNFSKAFPHGFVPLCKAAKQYGAAPGVWLSPWGGYGKPHDERIANGRKLGYEIVDNGFALSGPKYWKRFHEVVMMLLDKDCINQFKFDGTGNVNSVYPGSRFDSDFAAAIQLIGDIRADKPDTFINLTTGTWASPFWLKYADSIWRDGYDHNFAGVGPYREQWITYRDEQTYRNIVEKGPLFPINSLMLHGIIYAQHAVHLDTDPGHDFANEVHSYFATGTDLQEMYITPSLLTAADWNTLAAAANWSRANADVLRDTHWIGGDPGRLDVYGWAAWSPSKSFITLRNPDDKPRLAILDVARQLQLPKDAARSFDVSDVWHSGGSDVPKTLDADKQTTIMLQPFEVLTLHVIPMRAVH from the coding sequence ATGTCCGAATGTCGAGGTGCGGGCGCGCAGCAGGAGCCGGCGCAGGCCGGACGAATCGTCAGGATGCTTGGCAGCGCGCTCGCCATCGTCGCGATGGCGTTCGGCGTCGACGTGGCGGCGGCTTCCACCGAAGCCGCGCCATCGCAGTTCGGCAACGACGTGGTCGCGGCAACCTGGCACGTGCAGGGCGGCGCGTTGTCCGGCTTGGTGGTGAACGATGCACGCAACCACGCGACGCTCGCCGTCACCGATCCGTTCTCGCTGACGTTCAAGGACGGCAGTACGCTCGCCACGGGTGATTTCCATCTGCAAGGCGCGCTGCGCGAAGTTGCGCTGCCAGTCGATGCCAAAGCCTCGCGGCTCGCCGAGCGCATTCCGGGCAAAGTCGCCGAAGGAACGTTCCTCGGTCCGAAAGGACATGTCCGCATCGACTGGAAGCTGGTGCAGCGCGACGGTTCCGATTACCTGCGCGAGATCGTCACGATCACCGCGCTCGACGAAGACGCGCCGATCACCAAGGTGTCGCTGTTCGGTGCCAATGCGCCGGATGCGATCGTGGACGGTTCGGTCGATGGCTCGCCGGTGATATCGCACGACGACTGGCTGGGTTTCGAGCACCCGATGTCCAAGGCCGATGCGTGGCGCGGCAAGGTGAAGCTGTGGATCGAGCGCACGCTGCCGCTGCCGAAGAGGCAGTCGGTGACGTATTCCGCGGTGATCGGCGTCGCCCACGCGGGCCAGATGCGACGCGACTTCGCACAGTACGTCGAGCGCGAACGCGCGCATCCGTACCGTCCGTTCCTGCACTACAACTCGTGGTACGACATCGGCTTCTTCACGCCCTACACCGAAGCCGAGGCGCTGGACCGCATCAACACGTTTGGCAAGGAACTGATCGGAAAGCGCCACGTGAAGATGGATTCGTTCCTGTTCGACGACGGCTGGGATGATTACAGCGGCAGCTGGAATTTTTCGAAGGCATTCCCGCACGGCTTCGTACCGCTGTGCAAGGCGGCGAAGCAATACGGCGCCGCGCCGGGCGTGTGGCTGTCGCCGTGGGGCGGCTATGGCAAGCCACACGACGAACGCATCGCGAATGGCCGCAAGCTCGGCTACGAGATCGTGGACAACGGCTTCGCGCTGTCGGGCCCGAAATACTGGAAGCGCTTCCACGAAGTGGTGATGATGCTGCTCGACAAGGATTGCATCAACCAGTTCAAGTTCGACGGCACCGGCAACGTCAACAGCGTGTATCCGGGCAGCCGGTTCGACAGCGATTTCGCGGCGGCGATCCAGTTGATCGGCGACATCCGCGCCGACAAGCCCGACACCTTCATCAATCTCACCACCGGCACCTGGGCCTCGCCGTTCTGGCTGAAGTACGCGGATTCGATCTGGCGCGACGGCTACGACCACAACTTCGCGGGCGTCGGACCTTACCGCGAGCAATGGATCACCTACCGCGACGAGCAGACCTACCGCAACATCGTGGAAAAGGGGCCGCTGTTCCCGATCAATTCGCTGATGCTGCACGGGATCATCTATGCGCAGCACGCCGTGCACCTGGATACCGATCCCGGCCACGACTTCGCCAACGAAGTGCATTCCTACTTTGCCACCGGCACCGACCTGCAGGAGATGTACATCACGCCGTCGTTGCTGACGGCCGCGGACTGGAACACGCTGGCTGCGGCTGCGAACTGGTCGCGCGCGAATGCCGACGTGCTGCGCGACACCCATTGGATCGGCGGCGATCCCGGACGGCTGGACGTCTACGGCTGGGCCGCATGGTCGCCGTCGAAATCCTTCATAACGCTGCGCAATCCCGATGACAAGCCGCGCCTGGCGATCCTCGATGTCGCCCGCCAATTGCAATTGCCGAAGGATGCCGCGCGCTCGTTCGACGTGAGCGACGTATGGCACAGCGGCGGCAGCGATGTACCGAAAACGCTGGATGCCGACAAGCAAACGACGATCATGCTGCAGCCATTCGAGGTGTTGACGCTGCACGTGATCCCAATGCGCGCAGTGCACTGA
- a CDS encoding 3-ketoacyl-CoA thiolase [fadN-fadA-fadE operon] yields the protein MTSQVQDAYIVAAKRTPVGKAPRGVFRHTRPDDLLAHVLRETLDECAGIDVNRISDVVIGCAMPEAEQGMNVARIGALLAGLPDTVPGMSINRFCSSGLQSVAIAANTIRLGESDLVLAGGTESMSMVPMMGFHPVMNPEIFKDDNIGIAYGMGITAENVATRWKISREEQDAFALRSHQRALAAQDAGNFKEEIAPYPLDDRYPELAKRGVKEDRRVIENDEGPRRDTSAEVLAKLRPVFKRDGSVTAGNSSQMSDGAGAVLVASEQAIKDYGLTPLARFVGFSVAGVPPEIMGIGPKEAIPKALKATGIKQDQLEWIELNEAFAAQSLAVIKDLGLDPDKVNPEGGAIALGHPLGATGSIRIATLVHGMRRKQQKYGMVTMCIGTGMGAAGIFEMV from the coding sequence ATGACTTCGCAAGTACAAGACGCCTACATCGTCGCCGCCAAACGCACACCGGTCGGCAAGGCCCCGCGTGGCGTGTTCCGCCACACCCGTCCCGACGACCTGCTCGCGCACGTGCTGCGCGAAACGCTGGACGAATGCGCCGGCATCGACGTCAACCGCATCAGCGACGTGGTGATCGGCTGCGCGATGCCGGAAGCCGAGCAAGGCATGAACGTGGCGCGCATCGGCGCACTGCTTGCAGGCCTGCCGGACACGGTTCCCGGCATGAGCATCAACCGCTTCTGCTCGTCCGGCCTGCAATCGGTTGCGATCGCGGCCAACACGATCCGTCTCGGCGAGTCCGATCTGGTGCTGGCGGGCGGCACCGAATCGATGAGCATGGTGCCGATGATGGGTTTCCATCCGGTGATGAATCCGGAAATCTTCAAGGACGACAACATCGGCATCGCCTACGGCATGGGCATCACCGCCGAGAACGTCGCCACGCGCTGGAAAATCAGCCGCGAGGAGCAGGACGCGTTTGCGCTGCGCAGCCACCAGCGCGCGCTCGCCGCCCAGGACGCCGGCAATTTCAAGGAGGAGATCGCACCCTACCCGCTCGACGACCGCTACCCCGAGCTGGCGAAGCGTGGCGTGAAGGAAGACCGCCGCGTGATCGAGAACGACGAAGGCCCGCGCCGCGACACCAGCGCCGAAGTGCTGGCGAAGTTGCGCCCGGTATTCAAGCGCGACGGCAGCGTCACCGCCGGCAATTCATCGCAGATGTCGGACGGTGCCGGCGCGGTGCTGGTGGCCAGCGAACAGGCGATCAAGGATTACGGCCTGACGCCGCTCGCGCGTTTCGTTGGCTTCTCCGTCGCGGGCGTGCCGCCCGAGATCATGGGCATCGGTCCGAAAGAGGCCATTCCGAAGGCACTGAAAGCCACCGGCATCAAGCAGGATCAGCTCGAGTGGATCGAATTGAACGAAGCCTTTGCCGCGCAATCCCTCGCGGTCATCAAGGATCTCGGCCTCGACCCCGACAAAGTGAACCCGGAAGGCGGCGCGATCGCGCTGGGTCACCCGCTCGGCGCCACCGGCTCCATCCGCATCGCCACCCTCGTCCACGGCATGCGCCGCAAGCAGCAGAAATACGGCATGGTCACCATGTGCATCGGCACCGGCATGGGTGCGGCGGGGATTTTCGAGATGGTGTGA